From the genome of Phytohabitans rumicis, one region includes:
- a CDS encoding beta-ketoacyl-[acyl-carrier-protein] synthase family protein, protein MTTAARPVAVVTGIGLVTPVGRDRDEFFDALCVGKSGLVRPPEGHELDGMVDAAAFAPDIEPGSVLPLVESRGADRFLLMGLAAADDAVADAGLVVGQDVDPRRVAVAVSSGAGGLITFEQQALARHERGQAGVSAFLYPAFLANMAAARIAIKYGIRGYSSAIATACAASAHAIADALRLIRAGDADVVLCGGAEAPLGRTGVAGFANARALARGWTDPTASSRPFDRRRNGFVLGEGAGVLVIERREHADARGVAGYADLIGWGGTTDAHHPTMPRPDGSGAAESMRLAIASAGLAPADVAYVNAHGTSTKAGDVAETRAIRTAFGAYQPAVSSTKSVTGHLLGGAGVVESAATVLALARGTLPPTHNLDEPDPDCDLDHVRGMPRTGQFGAALSNSFAFGGHNVSLLFGQPSTRLRRVD, encoded by the coding sequence ATGACGACAGCAGCACGGCCGGTGGCGGTGGTCACCGGCATCGGGTTGGTGACCCCGGTGGGCCGGGATCGCGACGAGTTCTTCGACGCGCTGTGCGTGGGCAAGTCCGGGCTGGTACGGCCGCCGGAGGGGCACGAGCTGGACGGCATGGTGGACGCCGCCGCCTTCGCGCCGGACATCGAGCCGGGCTCGGTGCTGCCGCTCGTCGAGTCGCGCGGCGCCGACCGCTTCCTGCTGATGGGGCTCGCCGCGGCCGACGACGCGGTGGCCGACGCCGGCCTCGTCGTGGGGCAGGACGTCGATCCGCGGCGGGTCGCGGTCGCGGTGTCCAGCGGTGCGGGCGGGCTCATTACGTTCGAGCAGCAGGCGCTGGCCCGGCACGAGCGTGGCCAGGCGGGCGTCAGCGCCTTCCTCTATCCGGCCTTCCTGGCCAACATGGCCGCCGCGCGCATCGCCATCAAGTACGGCATCCGCGGGTACAGCTCGGCCATCGCCACGGCCTGCGCCGCGAGCGCGCACGCCATCGCCGACGCGCTCCGCCTGATCCGCGCCGGCGACGCCGACGTCGTGCTCTGCGGCGGTGCCGAGGCGCCGCTGGGGCGTACCGGTGTGGCCGGCTTCGCGAACGCCCGGGCGCTGGCCCGGGGCTGGACGGATCCGACCGCGTCGAGCCGGCCGTTCGACCGGCGGCGCAACGGCTTCGTGCTCGGCGAGGGCGCGGGCGTCCTGGTGATCGAGCGGCGCGAGCACGCCGACGCCCGGGGCGTGGCCGGCTACGCCGATCTCATCGGCTGGGGCGGCACCACCGACGCCCACCACCCGACCATGCCCCGGCCGGATGGTTCGGGCGCGGCGGAGAGCATGCGCCTGGCCATCGCCAGCGCCGGACTGGCGCCGGCCGATGTGGCCTACGTCAACGCGCACGGCACCAGCACGAAGGCGGGCGACGTCGCGGAGACCCGCGCCATCCGCACCGCGTTCGGCGCGTACCAGCCGGCCGTCAGCTCCACCAAGTCGGTGACCGGGCACCTGCTCGGCGGCGCCGGGGTGGTGGAGTCCGCCGCGACGGTGCTCGCGCTGGCCCGCGGCACGCTCCCGCCCACACACAACCTCGACGAGCCGGACCCGGACTGCGATCTGGACCACGTGCGGGGAATGCCGCGCACCGGCCAGTTCGGCGCCGCGCTCTCCAACTCGTTCGCCTTCGGCGGGCACAACGTCAGCCTGCTGTTCGGCCAGCCCTCGACGCGTCTGCGCCGGGTTGATTGA
- a CDS encoding DUF2156 domain-containing protein has protein sequence MTITPAAPAIDVIGAVQLLSRHAENASAFLALNDETRHFTAPGIDGLVAYRPAGRRWLVQLGGPFAARAEQPALLAAFEAWAAGQRRRVLAVQLLRHDAELYAGSGYVVNQLGSSYSISLEGYSLRGRKMVKVRNMVNRAHREGITVAEVPYAQRAAVTGALDAIDAAWLGAKGRHTKELAFMIGERDGRGAPYRRLFVAQYDGRPVGYVSCAPVYGVESGWLYDLTRRAPDAPPGVIEAVFAHAVEVFQAEGAGWLHLGLTPSPAWTRASRCPARTGGW, from the coding sequence ATGACCATCACCCCCGCCGCCCCGGCGATCGACGTCATCGGCGCCGTCCAACTGCTGTCCCGGCACGCCGAGAACGCCAGCGCGTTCCTCGCGTTGAACGACGAGACCCGGCACTTCACCGCGCCCGGCATCGACGGCCTGGTCGCGTACCGGCCGGCGGGCCGGCGCTGGCTGGTCCAGCTCGGCGGTCCCTTCGCCGCGCGCGCGGAGCAGCCGGCGCTGCTGGCCGCGTTCGAGGCGTGGGCGGCCGGGCAGCGCCGGCGGGTGCTGGCGGTGCAGTTGCTGCGCCACGACGCCGAGCTGTACGCCGGGTCCGGCTACGTTGTCAACCAGCTCGGCTCCTCCTACAGCATCTCCCTGGAGGGCTACAGCCTGCGCGGCCGGAAGATGGTCAAGGTCCGGAACATGGTGAACCGGGCGCACCGGGAGGGCATCACCGTCGCGGAGGTGCCGTACGCGCAGCGGGCCGCGGTCACCGGCGCGCTGGACGCCATCGACGCGGCGTGGCTGGGCGCCAAGGGCCGGCACACCAAGGAGCTCGCCTTCATGATCGGCGAGCGGGATGGCCGCGGCGCGCCGTACCGCCGGCTCTTCGTGGCCCAGTACGACGGGCGGCCGGTCGGGTACGTGTCCTGCGCGCCCGTGTACGGCGTCGAGTCCGGCTGGCTCTACGACCTCACCCGGCGCGCGCCCGACGCACCGCCCGGCGTGATCGAGGCGGTGTTCGCGCACGCGGTCGAGGTCTTCCAGGCGGAGGGCGCGGGCTGGCTGCACCTGGGGCTGACCCCTTCGCCGGCATGGACCCGAGCGTCGAGGTGCCCGGCGCGAACCGGCGGATGGTGA
- a CDS encoding methyltransferase domain-containing protein translates to MTDLDAPSLDVPEEQLHRAIRDHYDGLVHLYESLWGEHIHHGYWAPGEEGGDRHEAQVRTVRELVAFASVPTGAKVLDAGCGVGAPAVHLAGELDCRVEGVTLSPAQVERAMEKAAEAGVADRTSFRQLDALRTGLPDSSFDVVWALESLELMPDKTAFLREAYRMLRPGGTLAVTTWCVRDGGFDAEESAMLTQICKDFAIPYMLPMGRYATECTDLGFTSVRVADWSERVRASWDVDMNSDAIRALLRDQSHRLRLARTEGVAVLRLIKVVPVMQAAYRRGLLQYAALRAVKPS, encoded by the coding sequence ATGACCGATCTCGACGCGCCCTCGCTGGACGTCCCGGAGGAGCAACTGCACCGCGCCATCCGGGACCACTACGACGGGCTGGTGCACCTCTACGAGAGCCTGTGGGGCGAGCACATCCACCACGGCTACTGGGCGCCCGGCGAGGAGGGCGGGGACCGGCACGAGGCGCAGGTGCGGACCGTGCGGGAGCTGGTGGCGTTCGCCAGCGTGCCCACCGGCGCGAAGGTGCTGGACGCCGGCTGCGGTGTCGGCGCGCCGGCCGTGCACCTCGCCGGCGAGCTGGACTGCCGGGTGGAGGGCGTGACCCTGAGCCCGGCCCAGGTGGAACGCGCGATGGAAAAGGCCGCCGAGGCGGGAGTGGCCGACCGGACGAGCTTCCGCCAGCTCGACGCGCTGCGTACCGGGCTGCCGGACAGCTCGTTCGACGTGGTCTGGGCGCTGGAGAGCCTGGAGCTGATGCCGGACAAGACGGCGTTCCTGCGCGAGGCGTACCGGATGCTGCGGCCGGGCGGCACGCTCGCCGTGACGACCTGGTGTGTACGCGACGGCGGGTTCGACGCAGAGGAGTCGGCGATGCTGACCCAGATCTGCAAGGACTTCGCGATCCCGTACATGCTCCCGATGGGGCGCTACGCGACCGAGTGCACGGACCTGGGCTTCACGAGTGTCCGGGTCGCCGACTGGTCCGAGCGGGTGCGCGCCTCGTGGGATGTCGACATGAACTCCGACGCCATCCGGGCGCTGCTGCGCGACCAGTCGCACCGGTTGCGGCTGGCCCGTACCGAGGGTGTCGCCGTGCTCCGGCTCATCAAGGTGGTGCCGGTCATGCAGGCGGCGTACCGCCGTGGCCTCCTGCAGTACGCGGCCCTGCGGGCCGTCAAGCCCAGCTAA
- a CDS encoding thioesterase II family protein yields the protein MGNDLWTAAYRQSSLELFCLPHAGGAAAHFAGWARWLPEGVTVVPVDLPGHGRRRREPLITDLPALVAEVTGTIADATPADSGRADQVVLFGHSFGAVLAYEVARELHRAGRPPRLLLTAARNGPSAAQSHRPIHALPDAQLVVALHRLGGTPESVVRDPRLMRQFLPALRADLRIAELYARAPGDPLPCPVAAYVGRHDRMADGAGALAWERETAGRFDLTVLDAGHFLLEDPGFVAAVTGRLRAALAQDLQRTGQNSGSA from the coding sequence ATGGGGAACGATCTCTGGACGGCGGCCTACCGACAGTCCTCGTTGGAGCTCTTCTGCCTACCCCACGCCGGCGGCGCGGCGGCGCACTTCGCCGGGTGGGCACGGTGGCTTCCGGAGGGCGTCACCGTGGTCCCGGTGGACCTCCCCGGCCACGGCCGGCGCCGCCGCGAGCCGCTGATCACCGACCTGCCCGCGCTGGTGGCCGAGGTGACCGGCACCATCGCCGACGCGACCCCCGCCGACTCCGGCCGGGCGGACCAGGTGGTCCTGTTCGGGCACAGCTTCGGCGCCGTGCTCGCGTACGAGGTCGCCCGGGAGTTGCACCGCGCGGGCCGGCCGCCACGGCTGCTGCTCACCGCCGCCCGCAACGGCCCGTCCGCGGCCCAGTCGCACCGGCCGATCCACGCCCTACCGGACGCGCAGCTCGTCGTCGCGCTGCACCGCCTCGGCGGGACGCCGGAGTCGGTGGTGCGCGACCCGCGGCTGATGCGCCAGTTCCTCCCGGCGCTGCGGGCCGACCTGCGCATCGCCGAGCTGTACGCCCGCGCGCCCGGCGACCCGCTGCCCTGCCCGGTCGCCGCGTACGTGGGCCGGCACGACCGGATGGCGGACGGTGCGGGCGCGCTGGCTTGGGAGCGGGAGACGGCCGGCCGGTTCGACCTGACGGTGCTCGACGCCGGCCACTTCCTGCTCGAAGACCCCGGGTTCGTCGCCGCCGTCACCGGCCGGCTGCGCGCCGCACTGGCTCAGGACCTCCAAAGGACCGGGCAGAACTCCGGGTCGGCGTAG
- a CDS encoding beta-ketoacyl-[acyl-carrier-protein] synthase family protein, giving the protein MAETAVLTGLSAVTAAGRGTAPLLAAALDGAAAFGPVTRFDTGCQRVGTAATLPDATDLPDELAGVVDGACAEAGLSAADRASTPLLLAARVDATLARLSTGQRQGYGAAALAGIVAERCGLGGPLRAYTAACVAASTAIAEAASMIAAGRLDRAVVAAGFLVDPDNLALFDAGRALADDGRIRPFSAGRRGLLLGDGVAAVVLESASAARRRGTPPLARLAGWGRAGDAYHVCQPDPAGAGLAKAIDGALRRGGVRAGDVGYVNANGTGTRQSDPAEAAGLRRALGDAAGTTPVSSTKSVHGHALEASGLVELVLTVLALRAGRLPVNAGYLAPDPDCELDLVLDQPRPVEAGYALSVNSAFGGANTALLVGAA; this is encoded by the coding sequence ATGGCTGAGACCGCGGTGCTGACCGGCCTGTCCGCGGTAACCGCGGCCGGGCGGGGCACGGCACCGCTGCTCGCCGCCGCCCTGGACGGCGCCGCCGCGTTCGGTCCGGTCACCCGGTTCGACACCGGCTGCCAGCGGGTGGGCACCGCCGCCACCCTCCCGGACGCCACCGACCTGCCCGACGAGCTGGCCGGCGTGGTGGACGGAGCCTGCGCGGAGGCCGGCCTGAGTGCGGCCGACCGGGCGTCCACCCCGCTGCTGCTCGCCGCCCGGGTGGACGCCACGCTGGCCCGGCTCAGCACCGGACAGCGGCAGGGCTACGGCGCCGCCGCGCTCGCCGGCATCGTGGCGGAGCGCTGCGGGCTGGGCGGCCCCCTGCGCGCGTACACCGCGGCCTGCGTCGCCGCGAGCACGGCGATCGCCGAGGCCGCCTCGATGATCGCCGCGGGCCGGCTGGACCGGGCCGTCGTGGCGGCCGGATTCCTGGTGGACCCCGACAACCTCGCCCTCTTCGACGCCGGCCGGGCGCTCGCCGACGACGGCCGGATCCGCCCGTTCAGCGCCGGCCGCCGGGGCCTGCTGCTCGGCGACGGAGTGGCGGCTGTGGTGCTGGAGTCCGCCTCGGCGGCCCGCCGCCGGGGCACGCCGCCGCTCGCCCGGCTGGCCGGCTGGGGTCGCGCCGGCGACGCGTACCACGTATGCCAGCCGGATCCTGCCGGCGCCGGCCTGGCCAAGGCCATCGACGGCGCGCTGCGCCGGGGCGGCGTGCGGGCCGGCGACGTCGGCTACGTCAACGCCAACGGCACCGGTACCCGGCAGTCCGACCCGGCCGAGGCCGCCGGGCTGCGGCGGGCGTTGGGCGACGCGGCCGGGACGACGCCGGTCAGCTCCACCAAGTCGGTGCACGGCCACGCGCTGGAGGCGTCCGGGCTGGTGGAGCTGGTGCTGACCGTGCTGGCCCTGCGCGCGGGGCGGCTGCCGGTGAACGCGGGCTACCTGGCGCCCGATCCGGATTGCGAGCTGGACCTCGTGCTCGACCAGCCGCGCCCGGTGGAGGCTGGGTACGCGCTGAGCGTCAACTCCGCGTTCGGCGGTGCCAACACCGCGCTGCTGGTCGGTGCCGCGTGA
- a CDS encoding beta-ketoacyl synthase chain length factor produces the protein MDELAGVAVRSRAQWPEPGDTGRPGQVPGFVASSFGPLVAEVAERCLRGWPTNDTHTRTAVVLASVRGDLGTATAVAEAVDAGRRVTPLFFFQSVPNSILGHIAARWRLTGPLVCLSPIGDPLAEAAAVAAGLFDDGDADEALLIVADQGSAYGGDDTATALLVGPADSPHDEGVRQ, from the coding sequence CTGGACGAACTGGCCGGCGTCGCGGTGCGTTCGCGCGCGCAGTGGCCCGAGCCGGGTGACACCGGCCGGCCCGGCCAGGTCCCGGGGTTCGTGGCGTCGTCCTTCGGCCCGCTCGTCGCCGAGGTGGCCGAGCGCTGCCTGCGTGGGTGGCCGACCAACGACACGCACACGCGTACGGCGGTGGTGCTCGCCTCCGTGCGCGGCGATCTGGGCACCGCGACGGCCGTGGCCGAGGCCGTGGACGCCGGGCGGCGGGTGACGCCGCTGTTCTTCTTCCAGTCGGTGCCGAACTCGATCCTCGGGCACATCGCCGCCCGGTGGCGGCTGACCGGACCGCTGGTCTGCCTCAGCCCGATCGGCGACCCGCTGGCCGAGGCGGCGGCCGTGGCGGCCGGCCTGTTCGACGACGGCGACGCCGACGAGGCGCTGCTGATCGTCGCCGACCAGGGCTCCGCATACGGCGGGGACGACACCGCCACCGCGCTTCTCGTCGGCCCCGCCGACAGTCCGCACGACGAAGGGGTACGGCAATGA
- a CDS encoding phytanoyl-CoA dioxygenase family protein: MGMFHLTEDERRLLPTDEEVQTYLERGWYLSRKLLTDDEVDALVDGSERFYAGHRDRRLPSRPAKLAYWEPEHGPVQRHNDYVHYESDEIARILRKPIIGAVAARLAEAAEVRLFQSTLIYKPPSANEPTNIVPWHFDRHYWQSSTSERMLTAFVPMHDCGEEMGTLTVVDGSHLWKETGATDSTTRHFAERDPAELDEMLEENARYNDAEVNKIVMDIPKGHMSFHHCRTYHGSGANRSDRPRRAISLHMQDGENQYREFRRADGSVVVYNHDTLVRRTATGKPDYADPEFCPVLWRS; the protein is encoded by the coding sequence ATGGGTATGTTCCACCTCACCGAAGATGAGCGAAGGCTTCTGCCGACCGACGAGGAGGTGCAGACCTACCTCGAGCGCGGTTGGTACCTGTCCCGCAAGCTGCTGACCGACGACGAGGTCGACGCGCTGGTGGACGGCAGCGAGCGGTTCTACGCCGGGCACCGCGACCGCCGGCTGCCCAGCCGCCCGGCCAAGCTGGCGTACTGGGAGCCGGAGCACGGCCCGGTCCAGCGACACAACGACTACGTGCACTACGAGAGCGACGAGATCGCGCGCATCCTGCGTAAGCCGATCATCGGCGCGGTGGCCGCCCGGCTCGCCGAGGCGGCCGAGGTCCGGCTCTTCCAGAGCACGCTCATCTACAAGCCGCCGAGCGCGAACGAGCCGACGAACATCGTGCCGTGGCACTTCGACCGCCACTACTGGCAGTCGTCCACGTCGGAGCGGATGCTCACGGCCTTCGTCCCGATGCACGACTGCGGCGAGGAGATGGGCACGCTGACGGTCGTCGACGGCAGCCACCTGTGGAAGGAGACCGGCGCCACCGACAGCACCACCCGGCACTTCGCCGAGCGGGACCCCGCCGAGCTGGACGAGATGCTCGAGGAGAACGCGCGGTACAACGACGCCGAGGTGAACAAGATCGTCATGGACATCCCCAAGGGGCACATGAGCTTCCACCACTGCCGGACGTACCACGGCAGCGGCGCGAACCGCTCCGACCGCCCGCGCCGCGCGATCTCGCTGCACATGCAGGACGGCGAGAACCAGTACCGCGAGTTCCGGCGGGCGGACGGCAGCGTCGTGGTCTACAACCACGACACCCTGGTACGCCGGACGGCCACCGGCAAGCCGGACTACGCCGACCCGGAGTTCTGCCCGGTCCTTTGGAGGTCCTGA
- a CDS encoding class I adenylate-forming enzyme family protein, which produces MGNWVDDVLLTGAGDETCMRMGSPVDRARLRAEVLARQERLADAGLRPGGTVALRLPPSLSYIANLLAAWRIGAQVTLLDHRLTQYEVDAALERVGAQLVVQPAGPVAGPLRCYHVFDEMVLPLAGRPAQTPHVLIQLSSGSTGPSKVIGRTVEDLLAEIDRYTRIDGVPRAGERFVLLASMVHVLGLVGGLMYGLHAHVPFTVPERMTVDDIRAAIAAEPAPTTVLGVPAHIELLTAPPAPPPRLPQLARMTTGGELVRADVAARFADWYGVTLGNMYGMTEVGVIATDLAGAHRPALLPAPGIDLRVGYGQLQVARVQSPYVGLSDPTRWSKGWLKTRDAATIDPDTGLVTVRGRLDSLVSIGGLKVDLTEVEHLVAGLPDVVEAVVAFDRGIEVYAVLRDPTTPDDVDRVLAERLARYKRPSRWYVLDRLPRTPSGKLVRDRAALRNAAAAPVPS; this is translated from the coding sequence ATGGGCAATTGGGTAGACGACGTTCTGTTGACTGGTGCTGGCGACGAGACCTGCATGCGCATGGGGTCGCCGGTTGACCGGGCGCGGCTGCGCGCCGAGGTGCTCGCCCGGCAGGAACGGCTGGCGGACGCCGGCCTGCGCCCCGGCGGCACGGTCGCGCTGCGCCTGCCACCGTCGTTGAGCTACATCGCCAACCTGCTGGCGGCATGGCGGATCGGTGCGCAGGTCACGTTGCTCGACCACCGGCTCACCCAGTACGAGGTCGACGCCGCGCTGGAGCGGGTGGGCGCGCAACTGGTCGTACAGCCCGCCGGGCCCGTCGCGGGCCCGCTGCGCTGCTACCACGTCTTCGACGAGATGGTGCTCCCGCTGGCCGGCCGGCCGGCGCAGACGCCGCACGTGCTGATCCAGCTCAGCTCCGGCTCGACCGGCCCGTCGAAGGTCATCGGGCGCACCGTCGAGGATCTGCTGGCCGAGATCGACCGCTACACCCGGATCGACGGCGTGCCGCGCGCCGGCGAGCGGTTCGTGCTGCTCGCCTCGATGGTGCACGTGCTCGGGCTGGTCGGTGGCCTGATGTACGGGCTGCACGCGCACGTCCCGTTCACCGTGCCGGAGCGGATGACCGTCGACGACATCCGCGCGGCGATCGCGGCCGAGCCGGCGCCGACCACCGTCCTGGGCGTACCGGCCCACATCGAGCTGCTGACCGCGCCGCCGGCCCCGCCGCCCCGGCTCCCGCAGCTCGCTCGGATGACCACCGGCGGCGAGCTGGTGCGGGCGGACGTGGCCGCCCGGTTCGCCGACTGGTACGGCGTCACCCTCGGCAACATGTACGGGATGACCGAGGTCGGGGTCATCGCCACCGACCTGGCCGGGGCGCACCGTCCCGCGCTGCTCCCGGCGCCGGGCATCGACCTGCGGGTCGGCTATGGCCAGCTCCAGGTCGCCCGCGTGCAGTCGCCGTACGTGGGCCTGTCCGACCCGACCCGCTGGTCCAAGGGCTGGCTCAAGACCCGGGACGCGGCCACGATCGACCCCGACACCGGGCTGGTGACGGTGCGCGGCCGGCTGGACTCGCTGGTCTCCATCGGCGGCCTCAAGGTCGACCTCACCGAGGTGGAGCACCTGGTGGCCGGCCTGCCCGACGTGGTCGAGGCGGTTGTCGCGTTCGACCGCGGCATCGAGGTGTACGCGGTGCTGCGCGACCCGACCACCCCGGACGACGTCGACCGGGTGCTGGCGGAACGGCTGGCGCGCTACAAGCGCCCGAGCCGGTGGTACGTGCTGGACCGGCTGCCCCGGACGCCCAGCGGCAAGTTGGTCCGGGACCGGGCCGCACTGCGCAACGCGGCCGCCGCGCCCGTCCCGTCGTAA
- a CDS encoding NAD(P)/FAD-dependent oxidoreductase, whose translation MTGVQPYGVSGWQRDLPPASPQPPLGADTDAQVAIVGAGLAGLALAHALTRSVPPGDILVIEAGRAGDGATGRSTGIVGPGVGGPIAALVRKRGPAVARRMFGASVEGVAALRRLVKDLPDGCELSETYQLVAAQTPGHVARLREQAETLTGLGFDVRYLDRVQTADRLGVDRYHGALCYPDVVTINPWRLCQVLKESLLAAGVRIAEQTRVTGVRGGDPAQVLAGPVRVRARRVVLTTDGFTRAIGVHQKTLATIRTHVARTEVLPPELLARTGWNGDGAVIDSRSFFNYFRLTPERRLLFGGGPALLEERVTPARVAAVRERVARELAVVFPALAGVAIEDFWAGVTASTSDRMPIVGPVRGQPGVWFAGGWSGHGLAMSAYTAQTLPALLDSGLPGGEADLPWLRPAAGWAPTGRMGRLLLSGYLAGLDAADRLATR comes from the coding sequence ATGACCGGCGTCCAGCCCTACGGCGTCAGCGGGTGGCAGCGCGACCTGCCACCGGCTTCCCCTCAGCCTCCACTCGGTGCCGACACCGACGCGCAGGTCGCCATCGTGGGGGCCGGCCTCGCCGGGCTCGCGCTGGCGCACGCGCTGACCAGGTCGGTGCCGCCCGGCGACATCCTGGTGATCGAGGCGGGCCGGGCCGGGGACGGCGCGACCGGCCGCAGCACCGGCATCGTCGGGCCCGGCGTGGGTGGCCCCATCGCCGCGCTGGTGCGCAAGCGCGGCCCGGCGGTGGCCAGGCGGATGTTCGGGGCCTCCGTCGAGGGCGTCGCCGCGCTGCGCCGCCTCGTCAAGGACCTGCCCGACGGCTGCGAGCTGTCCGAGACGTACCAGCTCGTCGCCGCGCAGACCCCGGGGCACGTCGCGCGGCTGCGCGAGCAGGCCGAGACGCTGACCGGCCTGGGCTTCGACGTGCGCTACCTGGATCGGGTGCAGACCGCCGACCGGCTCGGCGTCGACCGCTACCACGGCGCGCTGTGCTACCCGGACGTCGTCACCATCAACCCGTGGCGGCTGTGCCAGGTGCTGAAGGAGTCGCTGCTGGCGGCCGGGGTTCGGATCGCCGAGCAGACCCGGGTGACCGGTGTGCGCGGCGGCGACCCGGCGCAGGTCCTGGCCGGGCCGGTACGGGTACGGGCCCGCCGGGTCGTGCTGACCACCGACGGCTTCACGCGCGCCATCGGCGTACACCAGAAGACGCTCGCGACCATCCGTACCCACGTGGCCCGGACCGAGGTGCTGCCGCCGGAGCTGCTCGCCCGGACCGGCTGGAACGGCGACGGCGCCGTGATCGACTCCCGTTCGTTCTTCAACTACTTCCGCCTGACGCCGGAGCGCCGGCTGCTCTTCGGCGGCGGGCCGGCGCTGCTGGAGGAGCGGGTGACGCCCGCGCGGGTGGCCGCGGTCCGGGAGCGGGTGGCCCGCGAGCTCGCCGTGGTGTTCCCGGCCCTGGCCGGCGTGGCGATCGAAGACTTCTGGGCCGGCGTGACCGCGTCCACTTCGGACCGGATGCCGATCGTCGGACCGGTGCGCGGCCAGCCGGGAGTCTGGTTCGCCGGCGGCTGGAGCGGCCACGGGCTGGCCATGTCCGCGTACACGGCGCAGACCCTGCCGGCCCTGCTCGACAGCGGGCTGCCCGGCGGCGAGGCGGACCTGCCCTGGCTGCGCCCGGCGGCCGGCTGGGCACCGACCGGCCGGATGGGCCGGTTGCTGCTGTCCGGCTACCTGGCCGGGCTCGACGCCGCGGACCGGCTCGCCACCCGCTGA